The following is a genomic window from Pseudomonadota bacterium.
TCGGGTGGGACCGGGTCTCGCCACGCATGCACTTCTTCTCGACCTGCATGGTGGCCCTGGGTTCGATCTTCTCGTCGATCTGGATCGTCATCGCCAACTCGTGGCAGCAGACCCCCGCCGGCTACCACATCGTGGGCGAAGGGCTGAAGGCGCGAGCCGAGATCACCGACTTCTGGGCCATGGTGTTCAACCCGTCGTCGATGGCGCGCCTCACCCACGTATGGGTCGGAGCGTTCATCCTCGGAGGGTTCTTCGTGATGAGCATATCGGCGTGGTATCTGCTGCACGATCAGCACCGCGAGCTCTCAGGGCGAATGTTCAAGACCGGGCTTGCGTTCGCCACTGCGTGCTCGCTGCTCATGGGCTTGAGCGGTGACTATCAGGCCCGCACGACGGCTGCCACCCAGCCCGCCAAGCTTGCCGCCATCGAGGGCGTGTTCCACACCGACAAGGGTGGCACGCCGATGTACCTCTTCGGGATCCCCGACACGGCGCGGGAGACCGTTGACTTCGGCATCGCGATTCCGAAGCTGCTGAGCTTCCTGGTATACCACGAGCTCGATCGACCGGTTCCGGGTCTCGACCAGATCAAGCCTGAAGATCGCCCCCCCGTCCCCATCCCGTTCTTCGCCTACCACATCATGATCGGTTTGGCCACAGCGTTCATGGGCATCACCGTTCTGGCCATCTTCTTCTGGTGGCGGGGCACGCTCCTCGAGCAGCGCTGGCTGCTCTGGATCTTCGTGTTCGCCGTTCTGGGCCCGTACATCGCCAACGAAGCGGGCTGGGTCACCGCCGAGGTGGGACGTCAGCCCTGGATCGTGTACGGCCTGCTGCGCACGCCGGACGCGCTGTCAAAAGTGGTCAAGGCAGACATGGTCGCGGGCTCCATCGCCATGTTCGGGTTCGTGTACGCCCTTCTGTTCGCGGTCTGGGTGTATGTGCTCAACGACAAGATCAAGCACGGTCCGGAGACCGCCGACGAGCTCGCGGCCGAGCAGGGGGGCGTCACGGGCGCAAGCGACACGGCCGCCTCCGATCTGCTGCTGCGCAGCGGCTCGATGACCTCGGTCTCCGGACAGGAGGAGGCGTGATGGATCTGCAGCTCTTCTGGTTCTTCGTGCTCGGCGTTCTGCTGACCGGATACGCCATTCTCGACGGCTTCGATCTCGGTGTGGGCATCGTGCACCTGGGGGCCCGCACCGACACAGAGCGACGCATCTTCATGAATGCCATCGGCCCCATCTGGGACGGCAATGAGGTGTGGCTCGTGACCTTCGGCGGCGCGCTATTCGCAGCGTTCCCACCGGTGTACGCCACGGTGTTCTCCGGGTTCTACACGGCCTTCATGCTCCTGCTGTGCGCCCTCATCTTCCGCGCGGTGTCGATGGAGTTCCGCAGCAAGCAGCCATCACGTCGCTGG
Proteins encoded in this region:
- a CDS encoding cytochrome ubiquinol oxidase subunit I, encoding VATGIVMEFEFGTNWATYSRFVGDVFGSALAAEGIFAFFLESGFLAVLVFGWDRVSPRMHFFSTCMVALGSIFSSIWIVIANSWQQTPAGYHIVGEGLKARAEITDFWAMVFNPSSMARLTHVWVGAFILGGFFVMSISAWYLLHDQHRELSGRMFKTGLAFATACSLLMGLSGDYQARTTAATQPAKLAAIEGVFHTDKGGTPMYLFGIPDTARETVDFGIAIPKLLSFLVYHELDRPVPGLDQIKPEDRPPVPIPFFAYHIMIGLATAFMGITVLAIFFWWRGTLLEQRWLLWIFVFAVLGPYIANEAGWVTAEVGRQPWIVYGLLRTPDALSKVVKADMVAGSIAMFGFVYALLFAVWVYVLNDKIKHGPETADELAAEQGGVTGASDTAASDLLLRSGSMTSVSGQEEA